In a single window of the Salvelinus alpinus chromosome 15, SLU_Salpinus.1, whole genome shotgun sequence genome:
- the cnot1 gene encoding CCR4-NOT transcription complex subunit 1 isoform X8, with product MNLDSLSLALSQISYLVDNLTKKNYRASQQEIQHIVNRHGPEADRHLLRCLFSHVDFSGDGKSSGKDFHQFLIQECVSLISKPNFISTLCYAIDNPLHYQKSLKPLAHLFTQLSKVLKLSKVQEVIFGLALLNSCNADLRGFAAQFVKQKLPDLLRSYVDADLGVNQEGGFQDIAIEVLHLLLSHLLFGQKGASGVGQEQIDAFLKTLCRDFPQARCPVVLAPLLYPEKRDILMDRILPDSGELAKTMMESSLAEFMQEVGYGFCASLDECRNIILQYGVREVTASQVARVLGMMARTHSGLSDGIPLQSISAPGSGIWSDGKDKSDGSQAHTWNVEVLIDVVKEVNPNLNFKEVTYELDHPGFMIRDSKGLQMVVYGIQRGLGMEVFPVDLIYRPWKHAEGQLSFIQHSLMSPDVFCFADYPCHTVAIDILKAPPEDDNREIATWKSLDLVESLLRLSEVGQYEQVKQLFSFPIKHCPDMLVLALLQISTSWHTLRHELISTLMPIFLGNHPNSAIILHYAWHGQGQSPSIRQLIMHSMAEWYMRGEQYDQAKLSRILDVAQDLKSLSMLLNGTPFAFVIDLAALASRREYLKLDKWLTDKIREHGVGGEPFIQACVTFLKRRCPSIMGGLAPEKDQPKSAQLPPETMATMLGCLQSCAGSVSQELSETILTMVANCSNVMNKARQPPPGVMPKGRAPSTSSLDAISPVQVSVSPLQMDPLTAMGSLNLSSSATSHTQSMQGFPTPLGSAFSNPQSPAKAFPPLSNPNPSTPFGGIGSLSSQLGPLGSGIGSGLGMPAVSSDPFGTRKMSTPGLNPTTFQQTDLSQVWPEANQHFSKEIDDEANSYFQRIYNHPPHPTMSVDEVLEMLQRFKDSTIKREREVFNCMLRNLFEEYRFFPQYPDKELHITACLFGGIIEKGLVTYMALGLALRYVLEALRKPFGSKMYYFGIAALDRFKNRLKDYPQYCQHLASIGHFLQFPLTLQECVQYIEYGQQSRDPPVKMQGSITTPGSLALAQAQAQSQPPKAPQSGQPSTLVTTATATTTVAKTTTITRPTPGSFKKDVPPSINTTNIDTLLVATDQTERIVEPPENVQEKIAFIFNNLSQSNMTQKVEELKETVKEEFMPWVSQYLVMKRVSIEPNFHSLYSNFLDTLKNPEFVKMVLNETYRNIKVLLTSDKAAANFSDRSLLKNLGHWLGMITLAKNKPILYTDLEVKSLLLEAYVKGQQELLYVVPFVAKVLESSLRSVIFRPQNPWTMAIMNVLAELHTEHDLKLNLKFEIEVLCKNLSLDINDLKPGTLLKDKDKLKSLEEQLSAPKKEAKPPEEMIPIVSTGIQHFQTGMPLVGDFLPFAAAPSTPAPTTACSATGPPTPQFSYHDINVYALAGLAPHINININIPLLQAHPQLKQCVRQSIERAVQELVHPVVDRSIKIAMTTCEQIVRKDFALDSEESRMRVAAHHMMRNLTAGMAMITCREPLLMSIATNLKNSFAAALRAPTPQQREMMEEAAARVAQDNCELACCFIQKTAVEKAGPEMDKRLATEFELRKHARQEGRRYCDPVVLTYQAERMPEQIRLKVGGVDPKQLAVYEEFARNVPGFLPSNDLSQPTGFLAQPMKQQAWATDDVAQIYDKCMADLEQHLHAIPPALAMNPQTQALRSLLEAVALARNSRDGIAALGLLQKAVEGLLDATSGADADLLLRYRECHLLVLKALQDGRAYGPLWCNKQITRCLIECRDEYKYNVEAVELLIRNHLVNMQQYDLHLAQSMENGLHYMAVAFAMQLVKLLLVDERSVSHITEADLFHTIETLMRTSAHSRANAPEGLPQLMDVVRSNYEAMIDRAHGGPNFMMHSGISQASEYDDPPGLREKAEYLLREWVNLYHSAAAGRDSTKAFSAFVGQMHQQGILKTDDLITRFFRLCTEMCVEISYRAQAEQQHNPAASAAIIRAKCYHNLDAFVRLIALLVKHSGEATNTVTKINLLNKVLGIVVGVLIQDHDVRQTEFQQLPYHRIFIMLLLELNAPEHVLETINFQTLTAFCNTFHILRPTKAPGFVYAWLELISHRIFIARMLAHTPQQKGWPMYAQLLIDLFKYLAPFLRNVELNKPMQILYKGTLRVLLVLLHDFPEFLCDYHYGFCDVIPPNCIQLRNLILSAFPRNMRLPDPFTPNLKVDMLSEINIAPRILTNFTGVMPSQFKKDLDSYLKTRSPVTFLSELRSNLQVGGATLGPWKYLQHNDTSLEQVSNEPGNRYNIQLINALVLYVGTQAIAHIHNKGSTPSMSTITHSAHMDIFQNLAVDLDTEGRYLFLNAIANQLRYPNSHTHYFSCTMLYLFAEANTEAIQEQITRVLLERLIVNRPHPWGLLITFIELIKNPAFKFWSHDFVHCAPEIEKLFQSVAQCCMGQKQAQQVMEGTGAS from the exons ATGAATCTTGACTCGCTCTCGCTGGCTTTGTCTCAAATCAGCTACCTGGTGGACAATTTAACAAAGAAAAACTACAGAGCCAGCCAGCAGGAAATACAGCAT ATTGTGAATCGTCACGGCCCTGAGGCGGACAGGCATTTATTACGCTGTCTCTTCTCCCATGTGGATTTCAGTGGTGATGGTAAAAGCAGTGGCAAAGATTTTCATCAG TTTCTGATCCAGGAGTGTGTTTCACTGATTTCAAAGCCTAATTTTATTTCAACACTTTGCTACGCCATCGACAATCCTTTGCACTACCAGAAG AGTTTGAAGCCGTTGGCCCACTTGTTTACTCAGTTGAGTAAAGTTCTCAAGCTAAGCAAGGTTCAAGAA GTGATATTTGGCCTTGCTTTGCTCAATTCGTGCAACGCAGACCTTCGTGGTTTTG CCGCGCAGTTCGTCAAACAAAAGCTCCCTGATCTCCTCCGCTCGTACGTGGACGCGGACCTTGGCGTTAACCAGGAAGGTGGCTTCCAAGATATTGCCATAGAGGTCCTGCACCTGCTCCTCTCCCATCTTCTGTTTGGCCAGAAGGGAGCCAGTGGCGTCGGACAAGAGCAGATTGACGCTTTCCTCAAGACACTGTGCAGAG atttCCCGCAGGCGCGCTGCCCTGTGGTGCTTGCACCGCTGCTGTACCCTGAAAAACGGGACATTCTGATGGACAGGATTCTGCCAGACTCGGGAGAGTTAGCCAAGACCATGATGGAGAGTTCTCTTGCAGAGTTCATGCAGGAAGTTGGCTATGGCTTTTGTGCAAG TCTTGATGAATGCCGCAACATAATTCTGCAGTATGGGGTGCGAGAGGTTACTGCCAGCCAGGTGGCCAGGGTCCTGGGGATGATGGCTCGTACCCACTCTGGCTTGTCTGATGGAATCCCCCTACAG TCCATCTCTGCTCCGGGCAGTGGCATTTGGAGTGATGGAAAGGACAAAAGTGATGGTTCTCAGGCCCACACTTGGAATGTAGAAGTTCTGATTGACGTGGTCAAAGAAGTT AACCCCAATCTGAACTTCAAAGAGGTGACCTACGAGCTCGATCACCCTGGCTTTATGATCCGGGACAGTAAGGGACTTCAGATGGTGGTGTATGGGATCCAGAGGGGCCTGGGCATGGAGGTGTTTCCTGTCGACCTCATCTACCGGCCCTGGAAGCATGCTGAGGGACAG CTGTCATTCATTCAGCACTCCCTCATGAGCCCAGATGTGTTCTGCTTCGCTGACTACCCCTGCCACACCGTAGCCATCGACATACTGAAGGCGCCACCCGAGGACGATAACAGGGAGATAGCCACCTG GAAGAGCCTGGACCTGGTGGAGAGCCTCCTGCGCCTCTCTGAGGTGGGCCAGTACGAGCAGGTGAAGCAGCTCTTCAGTTTCCCCATCAAGCACTGTCCTGACATGCTGGTGCTGGCGCTGCTGCAGATCAGCACCTCCTGGCACACCCTGCGCCACGAGCTCATCTCCACCCTCATGCCCATCTTCCTGGGCAACCATCCCAACTCTGCCATCATCTTGCACTACGCGTGGCACGGACAGGGCCAGTCCCCCTCTATCCGTCAGCTGATCATGCACTCGATGGCAGAGTGGTACATGAGAGGAGAGCAGTACGACCAGGCCAAGCTGTCCCGCATCCTGGATGTGGCCCAGGACTTGAAG tctctttcaATGCTGCTAAATGGTACTCCATTTGCGTTTGTTATTGACCTTGCTGCACTTGCCTCTCGCCGTGAATACCTCAAACTTGACAAATGGCTGACTGACAAAATCCGAGAGCACGGGGTGGGTGGC GAGCCCTTCATCCAGGCATGTGTAACGTTCCTGAAGAGACGCTGTCCCTCTATTATGGGTGGTCTGGCCCCAGAGAAGGACCAGCCCAAAAGTGCCCAGCTCCCCCCGGAAACGATGGCTACCATGCTGGGCTGTCTGCAGTCCTGTGCAGG gAGTGTGTCTCAAGAGCTCTCTGAGACTATCTTGACCATGGTTGCCAACTGTAGCAACGTCATGAACAAAGCCCGCCAGCCACCACCGGGGGTCATGCCAAAGGGACGTGCTCCCAGCACCAGCAGCCTAGACGCCATTTCCCCTGTGCAGGTATCGGTGTCTCCTCTCCAG ATGGATCCCCTGACAGCCATGGGTTCGCTGAACCTGAGCAGCTCTGCCACCTCTCACACACAGAGCATGCAGGGCTTCCCTACGCCGCTGGGCTCTGCCTTCAGCAACCCCCAGTCCCCAGCTAAGGCCTTCCCTCCActgtccaaccccaaccccagcACACCATTTGGGGGGATTGGAAGCCTCTCTTCACAGCTAG GTCCGCTGGGATCAGGCATTGGTTCTGGTCTTGGAATGCCAGCGGTGAGCAGCGATCCGTTTGGGACGAGGAAGATGAGCACACCGGGCCTGAATCCGACCACCTTTCAGCAGA CTGACCTATCTCAGGTGTGGCCTGAGGCTAACCAGCACTTTAGTAAGGAGATTGACGATGAGGCTAACAGTTACTTCCAGCGCATCTACAATCACCCCCCACACCCCACCATGTCTGTGGATGAG GTGCTGGAGATGTTGCAGAGGTTCAAGGACTCCACCATCAAGCGAGAGCGGGAGGTCTTTAACTGTATGCTGAGGAACTTGTTTGAGGAGTACCGCTTCTTCCCCCAGTACCCTGACAAGGAGCTGCACATCACCGCCTGCCTGTTCGGGGGGATCATCGAGAAGGGTCTTGTCACCTACATGGCCCTTGGGCTGGCCCTCAGATATGTCCTTGAAGCCTTAAGGAAGCCATTTGGATCCAAAATGTATTACTTTGGAATCGCTGCTCTAGATAGATTCAAAAATAG GCTGAAGGACTATCCCCAATATTGTCAGCATTTGGCCTCGATCGGCCACTTTCTGCAATTCCCCCTTACTTTACAAGA GTGTGTGCAGTATATCGAGTATGGCCAACAGTCACGGGATCCTCCAGTGAAGATGCAAGGATCCATCACCACCCCTGGGAGCCTGGCGTTGGCTCAAGCTCAGGCCCAGTCTCAGCCTCCCAAAGCCCCCCAGTCTGGACAGCCCAGCACCCTGGTCACCACAGCTACTGCCACCACCACTGTCGCCAAAACCACTACCATCACACGACCTACCCCTGGCAGCTTCAAGAAGGATGTGCCG CCCTCCATCAACACCACAAACATTGACACTCTGCTAGTAGCAACAGACCAAACCGAGAGGATTGTGGAACCCCCAGAAAATGTTCAAGAGAAAATTGCTTTCATCTTCAATAACCTGTCACAATCCAACATGACACAGAAG GTTGAGGAGTTAAAGGAAACTGTGAAAGAGGAGTTTATGCCCTGGGTCTCCCAGTATCTGGTCATGAAGAGGGTCAGCATCGAGCCCAACTTCCACAGCCTATACTCCAACTTTCTAGACACTCTGAAGAACCCTGAGTTTGTCAAAATGGTCCTGAATGAAACTTACAGAAACATCAAG GTTCTCCTTACCTCTGATAAGGCAGCTGCAAACTTCTCTGATCGATCCCTACTGAAGAATTTGGGCCACTGGCTTGGCATGATCACTCTGGCAAAAAACAAGCCCATCCTGTACACG GATTTGGAGGTAAAATCCCTCTTGTTGGAAGCCTATGTCAAGGGGCAGCAGGAGCTACTGTATGTGGTCCCGTTTGTGGCCAAAGTCCTGGAATCCAGTTTGCGTAGCGTG ATCTTCCGACCTCAGAATCCCTGGACCATGGCCATCATGAATGTTCTGGCAGAGTTGCATACGGAACATGATCTGAAG CTGAACTTAAAGTTTGAGATTGAGGTGCTGTGTAAGAACTTATCACTGGACATCAATGACCTGAAGCCTGGCACCCTGCTGAAAGACAAAGACAAGTTGAAGAGTCTGGAGGAGCAGCTCTCTGCACCAAAGAAAGAGGCCAAGCCCCCTGAAGAAATGATCCCTATTGTTAGCACAGGTATCCAGCACTTTCAAACTGGGATGCCCCTTGTCG GAGACTTTCTTCCATTTGCAGCTGCACCATCCACTCCCGCCCCAACCACCGCTTGCTCAGCTACTGGGCCCCCTACCCCGCAGTTTAGCTATCATGACATCAATGTGTACGCCCTTGCAGGGCTAGCCCCTCACATCAATATCAACATCAAC ATCCCCTTGCTTCAAGCCCACCCTCAGCTCAAGCAGTGTGTGAGACAGTCCATTGAGCGGGCCGTGCAAGAGCTCGTCCACCCCGTAGTGGACCGCTCCATCAAGATCGCCATGACAACCTGCGAGCAGATCGTCAGGAAGGACTTTGCTCTGGACTCGGAGGAGTCGCGCATGCGTGTGGCAGCTCATCATATGATGCGCAACCTGACTGCCGGCATGGCCATGATCACCTGCCGGGAGCCCCTGCTCATGAGCATCGCCACCAACCTGAAGAACAGCTTTGCTGCTGCCCTCAGG GCCCCCACCCCCCAGCAGAGAGAGATGATGGAGGAGGCTGCTGCCAGGGTCGCCCAGGACAACTGTGAGCTGGCCTGCTGCTTCATCCAGaagactgcagtggagaaggctGGCCCAGAGATGGACAAGAGGCTGGCAACG GAGTTTGAGCTGAGGAAGCATGCCCGTCAGGAGGGCCGTCGCTACTGTGACCCCGTTGTGCTGACCTACCAGGCCGAGCGCATGCCAGAGCAGATCAGACTCAAG GTTGGAGGCGTAGACCCCAAACAGCTGGCAGTGTATGAGGAGTTTGCCCGGAATGTTCCAGGCTTCCTACCCAGCAACGACCTGTCTCAGCCCACAGGATTCCTTGCCCAACCCATGAAG caacaggcaTGGGCCACGGATGACGTTGCTCAGATCTATGACAAGTGCATGGCAGACCTGGAGCAGCACCTCCACGCCATCCCTCCCGCGCTGGCCATGAACCCTCAGACCCAGGCTTTGCGCAGCCTGCTGGAGGCCGTGGCCCTAGCCAGGAACTCCCGGGACGGCATCGCCGCTCTGGGCCTGCTGCAGAAG GCTGTGGAGGGTCTGCTGGATGCTACCAGTGGTGCCGATGCTGACTTGCTTCTGCGGTATAGAGAGTGCCACCTGCTGGTGCTCAAAGCCCTCCAGGACGGCCGGGCATACGGGCCACTGTGGTGCAACAAGCAGATTACCAG GTGCCTGATTGAGTGCCGTGATGAGTACAAGTACAACGTGGAGGCTGTGGAGCTGCTGATCAGAAACCACCTGGTCAACATGCAGCAGTATGACCTGCACCTGGCACAG TCTATGGAGAATGGGCTGCACTACATGGCGGTGGCGTTTGCCATGCAGCTGGTGAAGCTGCTGTTGGTGGATGAGCGCAGTGTGAGCCACATTACCGAGGCAGACTTGTTCCACACTATCGAGACTCTGATGCGAACCAGCGCCCACTCCAGGGCCAACGCACCTGAGGG GCTTCCTCAGCTGATGGACGTGGTCCGTTCCAACTACGAGGCCATGATCGACCGGGCCCACGGAGGACCCAACTTTATGATGCACTCTGGCATCTCCCAGGCATCCGAGTACGACGACCCGCCGGGCCTGAGGGAGAAGGCTGAGTACCTGCTGAGGGAATGGGTCAACCTGTACCATTCTGCAGCCGCCGGCCGGGACAGCACCAAGGCCTTCTCTGCCtttgtgggacag ATGCACCAGCAGGGCATTCTGAAGACCGATGACCTGATCACTCGTTTCTTCCGGCTGTGCACGGAGATGTGTGTGGAGATCAGCTACCGTGCGCAggccgagcagcagcacaacccCGCGGCCAGCGCCGCCATCATCAGGGCCAAGTGTTACCACAACCTGGACGCCTTTGTGCGCCTCATCGCCCTGCTGGTCAAGCACTCCGGAGAGGCCACCAACACTGTCACCAAGATCAACCTGCTCAACAAG GTTCTAGGTATTGTGGTTGGAGTGTTGATCCAGGACCATGATGTGAGACAGACTGAGTTCCAGCAGTTGCCTTACCACCGCATCTTCATCATGCTGTTGCTCGAGCTCAATGCCCCCGAGCACGTGCTCGAGACCATCAACTTCCAGACCCTCACCGCCTTCTG CAACACTTTCCACATCCTGAGGCCTACCAAAGCCCCTGGCTTTGTTTACGCTTGGCTGGAGTTGATCTCTCACCGTATCTTCATCGCCAGGATGCTGGCGCACACCCCACAGCAGAAG GGTTGGCCCATGTATGCGCAACTTCTCATTGATCTGTTCAAGTACCTGGCGCCCTTCCTGAGGAATGTTGAGCTTAACAAACCTATGCAAATCCTCTACAAG GGTACCCTGCGCGTCCTTCTGGTCCTACTGCATGACTTCCCAGAGTTCCTGTGCGACTACCACTACGGCTTCTGCGACGTCATCCCGCCCAACTGCATCCAGCTCCGCAACCTGATTCTGAGTGCCTTCCCACGCAACATGAGGCTTCCAGACCCCTTCACTCCCAATCTGAAG GTTGACATGCTCAGCGAGATCAACATCGCTCCGCGCATCCTCACAAACTTCACCGGAGTGATGCCCTCTCAGTTCAAGAAGGATCTGGACTCCTACCTGAAGACACGCTCCCCCGTCACCTTCCTCTCTGAGCTCCGCAGCAATCTGCAGGTAGGGGGCGCCACTCTGGGTCCCTGGAAGTATTTGCAGCACAACGACACATCTTTAGAACAG GTGTCAAATGAGCCAGGCAACCGTTACAACATCCAGCTGATCAACGCTCTGGTGCTGTATGTGGGAACCCAGGCCATCGCACACATCCACAACAAGGGCAGCACCCCCTCCATGAGCACCATCACTCACTCAGCCCACATGGACATCTTCCAGAACCTGGCTGTGGACCTGGACACTGAGG GGCGTTATCTCTTCCTGAATGCCATTGCCAATCAGCTGCGCTACCCAAACAGCCACACCCATTACTTCAGCTGCACCATGCTGTACCTGTTTGCTGAGGCCAACACTGAGGCAATCCAGGAGCAGATTACCAG GGTTCTTCTGGAGAGGCTGATTGTGAACAGGCCTCATCCCTGGGGACTGCTCATCACCTTCATCGAGCTCATCAAGAATCCCGCCTTCAAGTTCTGGAGCCACGACTTTGTACACTGTGCCCCGGAGATCGAGAA gttgtTCCAGTCAGTGGCTCAGTGCTGCATGGGGCAAAAGCAGGCTCAGCAGGTGATGGAGGGCACTGGTGccagttag